From Lysinibacillus sp. SGAir0095, the proteins below share one genomic window:
- the spoIIP gene encoding stage II sporulation protein P: MLKKLKVLSVFLVFFFMLPIITGLLPFPNNQKYEPPLAEEKQVVYASTNVQSEKNAEEVTATEVTATEENAKDVTPTMDSFDVLFVFTHSQETYKPFVESQTGTVAVYDDQANLLSMSKAMEDYFKLNGLNAKTLDVDIMAETVKQGKTMASSYSTARTFLNQELKKNQYDLILDIHRDATGHKKSTVTHNNVGYAKTAFVIGAENPNYKSNLNHANSLNQALNQIVPNISRGIIEKSGDGVDGVYNQDLANNLLLIEIGGIENTEDEVYRTIAVLAQAIAKTYVN; this comes from the coding sequence ATGTTAAAAAAATTAAAAGTTCTATCTGTTTTTCTAGTCTTCTTTTTTATGTTACCAATCATCACAGGACTATTGCCTTTTCCGAACAACCAAAAATATGAACCACCTTTAGCTGAAGAAAAGCAAGTAGTCTATGCATCGACTAATGTTCAGTCAGAAAAAAATGCAGAAGAAGTAACAGCAACAGAAGTAACGGCAACAGAAGAAAACGCTAAAGATGTTACACCGACAATGGATTCATTTGACGTATTGTTTGTTTTCACGCATTCTCAAGAAACCTATAAGCCGTTTGTAGAAAGTCAAACAGGTACAGTTGCTGTATACGACGATCAAGCTAATTTATTATCCATGTCAAAGGCGATGGAAGATTACTTTAAACTAAACGGTTTAAACGCAAAGACTCTTGATGTAGATATTATGGCTGAGACTGTGAAGCAGGGGAAAACAATGGCTTCTTCTTATTCTACTGCACGTACATTTCTTAATCAGGAGTTAAAGAAAAATCAGTATGATCTTATTCTTGATATACATCGAGATGCTACAGGTCATAAAAAATCTACAGTTACTCATAACAATGTAGGCTATGCAAAGACTGCATTTGTTATTGGTGCTGAGAATCCAAATTATAAGTCAAATTTAAATCATGCCAATTCCCTTAATCAGGCTCTAAATCAAATTGTTCCCAATATTTCAAGAGGGATCATTGAGAAGTCGGGAGATGGTGTGGATGGAGTTTATAATCAAGATTTAGCTAATAACCTGCTATTAATTGAAATCGGTGGAATCGAAAATACCGAGGATGAAGTATATCGTACGATTGCAGTGCTTGCACAAGCGATCGCGAAAACCTATGTAAATTAG
- a CDS encoding DNA internalization-related competence protein ComEC/Rec2 produces MISFKHKCIFYALSVLVASLAAHESVRLLFLLVPYFLFLHFKKISFIHIVGICFTAFCSFSYFTNLLQQFDEPLQFPTQLTWSDEYKINGDTLRGFMKDSQGRNVYVVYKFGSEKEKYNFQQISLVGSRYLLRGELVEPTIPDHDFAFNMKNYLKSNGAIGVVEISSWEYVGNKRSIQQRIAKQRYNVKTHIQEAFPSSLVAEAQALIIGVSENVDEEMTRAYQKLGITHLFAISGLHVAIVAFIFFQGLLRLGVRRELATIILMAILPIYAVLAGSSPSVWRAVSVVELIMISRLKGKMTADDALSISFIFFVSIEPWAIFQIGFQLSYLATLSLIYSGHFINRYSSWIIQSFLITFVTQLLVYPLLLFHFYEISLSSFLVNIIFVPLFSFIILPINIVLLVSSYFLEPIAAILFLIYEPLRSFLTASIDWLQGIPYQMWNPGKPTLILIVIGYISVFATFYLIDVKAKLLKVLFVLLLPAFFIHLSGKLTNDLIITFVNVGQGDCIVIELPFKEEIYMIDAGGILRFNQEEWKKSSNQYEIGRDIVVPFLKGKGIQKIDKLILTHADSDHVEGAEEILQEIQVGEIHITPNSYKKDVMNDLLVEAKQQKISIVEEIANVTWKKEGISFTYLWPTETTYEGNNDSLVLYVTKGDFKALFMGDVEESGEQSILRQYPDLAQIDVLKAGHHGSKTSSTEAFVEKLKPALTIFSAGENNRYGHPHEEVVERFRNLDLATLTTGEVGTVEIRIDDHESMLVKITKQR; encoded by the coding sequence TTGATCTCATTCAAGCATAAGTGTATTTTTTATGCCTTATCGGTTCTCGTTGCATCCCTTGCAGCTCACGAATCGGTAAGGCTGTTGTTTTTATTGGTGCCCTATTTTCTATTTCTCCATTTTAAAAAAATCAGTTTCATTCATATTGTTGGAATCTGTTTTACAGCATTTTGTAGTTTTTCTTACTTTACAAACTTACTTCAACAATTTGATGAACCACTTCAATTTCCCACCCAATTAACATGGTCAGACGAATATAAGATTAATGGTGATACTTTGCGTGGATTTATGAAAGACTCGCAAGGAAGAAATGTATACGTTGTTTATAAATTTGGCTCAGAAAAAGAAAAGTATAATTTCCAACAGATCTCCTTGGTAGGAAGCCGTTATTTGTTGAGAGGGGAGTTAGTAGAACCCACTATTCCAGATCATGACTTTGCATTTAACATGAAGAATTATTTAAAAAGTAATGGCGCTATAGGAGTTGTTGAAATCTCTAGTTGGGAATATGTCGGAAATAAAAGAAGTATCCAACAAAGGATAGCCAAGCAACGATATAATGTGAAGACCCATATCCAAGAAGCATTTCCATCTTCACTGGTAGCAGAAGCTCAAGCGCTAATTATTGGGGTAAGTGAAAATGTCGATGAAGAAATGACTAGAGCTTATCAAAAATTAGGAATTACTCATTTATTTGCAATCTCAGGGCTCCATGTGGCGATTGTTGCATTTATTTTTTTTCAAGGTCTTTTAAGATTGGGCGTGAGACGAGAACTTGCAACCATTATACTTATGGCAATTTTACCGATATATGCTGTCCTTGCAGGTAGTTCACCTTCAGTTTGGAGAGCAGTATCAGTTGTTGAACTCATCATGATTAGTCGTTTGAAAGGGAAAATGACAGCAGATGATGCTCTTTCTATTAGTTTTATATTCTTTGTCTCTATTGAACCTTGGGCCATTTTTCAAATTGGATTCCAATTATCCTATTTAGCAACTTTGAGCTTGATTTATTCGGGTCATTTTATTAATCGTTATTCCTCATGGATAATCCAATCTTTCCTCATAACCTTCGTCACTCAGCTGCTTGTTTATCCACTGCTCCTATTTCATTTTTATGAAATAAGTCTATCCTCTTTTCTAGTGAATATTATCTTTGTGCCTCTATTTTCTTTCATCATTTTGCCTATTAATATTGTATTATTAGTTTCTTCGTATTTTCTTGAACCTATAGCGGCTATTTTGTTTCTAATCTATGAGCCTTTAAGAAGTTTTCTTACAGCAAGTATTGACTGGTTACAAGGAATTCCATATCAAATGTGGAATCCTGGTAAGCCAACGCTTATTTTAATAGTTATTGGCTATATTAGTGTTTTTGCAACATTTTATTTAATCGATGTAAAAGCAAAACTTTTGAAAGTTCTTTTCGTGCTTCTTTTACCCGCATTCTTCATTCATCTGAGTGGAAAATTGACGAATGATCTAATCATTACTTTTGTTAACGTTGGCCAAGGGGACTGTATTGTCATTGAATTACCCTTCAAAGAAGAAATCTATATGATTGATGCAGGCGGGATTTTAAGATTCAATCAGGAGGAATGGAAAAAAAGTTCTAACCAATATGAAATAGGAAGGGATATCGTTGTTCCGTTTTTAAAAGGAAAAGGCATTCAGAAAATCGATAAATTGATTTTGACGCATGCAGATAGCGATCATGTCGAAGGAGCAGAAGAAATATTGCAGGAAATTCAGGTCGGGGAAATACACATTACACCAAATTCTTATAAAAAGGATGTAATGAATGATTTGCTAGTAGAAGCCAAACAACAGAAAATTTCTATAGTGGAGGAAATTGCAAATGTCACTTGGAAAAAAGAGGGCATTTCCTTTACTTATCTCTGGCCAACTGAAACAACGTATGAAGGGAATAATGATTCTCTTGTGTTGTATGTAACAAAAGGGGATTTCAAAGCACTGTTCATGGGAGATGTCGAAGAATCTGGTGAGCAATCAATTCTACGCCAATATCCTGATTTAGCCCAGATAGATGTCTTAAAGGCTGGACATCATGGAAGTAAGACATCAAGTACTGAAGCGTTTGTTGAGAAATTAAAGCCAGCTTTAACGATTTTTAGTGCAGGTGAGAATAATCGTTATGGGCATCCTCATGAGGAGGTGGTAGAGCGTTTTCGAAATTTGGATTTAGCGACTTTAACCACTGGTGAAGTTGGTACTGTTGAAATAAGGATAGATGATCATGAATCGATGTTAGTAAAAATAACTAAACAACGATAA
- a CDS encoding DUF2968 domain-containing protein: MKQNMKIWLAAGSTALLALLIINCLIVFKDGSKITRSYYITDYERVTLEQQRAYLEKEAMIVPQEEIRITADANALSEISVRPGQKISMNEEIAAYKTDEATQEQSKLQFEVNAYESELTTLEGILRRLEAQDINNPVTSIDSEQVDDELSITVETEVTQGSPLEAIATIEKQIAEVERNIDILENQIADLSFSNVLSSPIDGVVGEVIDDNGTITFIIYTDEKNLITYVSEKEWETVAENQNVELDQSLFDNEIESQNITNTEETSTEETNSEETSSIAQEQEELLGVVIEKQTIPAVNSLWYNEMEKVVKMPKPLSFEVRVDLNEAIVGKPYASLTKTKIIINEAPSAFRVKKEWLSSKEITVDAESKEVTQIYLIGEDGKIQATEVDVAFEDKGDAILTSGLSNDQIVFYDNAKSAQSEAFFPMPFELPSKATIQELDWKQYAKYIIF; this comes from the coding sequence ATGAAGCAGAATATGAAAATTTGGCTTGCTGCAGGTAGTACGGCATTGTTGGCTCTATTGATCATCAATTGCCTGATTGTATTTAAAGATGGTAGTAAAATCACACGTTCTTATTATATAACTGATTATGAGAGAGTTACTCTAGAGCAGCAAAGAGCTTATTTAGAAAAAGAGGCAATGATTGTCCCTCAGGAAGAAATTCGGATTACAGCAGACGCAAATGCGTTATCAGAAATTTCGGTGCGACCTGGTCAGAAAATAAGTATGAATGAAGAAATTGCTGCCTATAAAACCGATGAAGCTACACAGGAACAGTCTAAATTACAATTTGAAGTAAATGCTTATGAAAGTGAATTAACTACCTTAGAAGGAATTCTGAGACGATTAGAAGCACAAGATATAAATAATCCTGTAACCTCGATTGATTCGGAGCAGGTTGATGATGAACTTTCCATTACAGTCGAAACAGAAGTTACACAAGGCTCTCCGTTAGAAGCGATTGCAACTATTGAGAAACAGATAGCTGAGGTTGAAAGAAATATTGATATTTTAGAGAATCAAATTGCTGACCTAAGTTTTTCAAATGTTCTTTCAAGTCCAATCGATGGTGTAGTTGGTGAAGTGATTGATGATAACGGAACCATAACATTTATTATATATACGGATGAAAAAAATCTAATTACCTATGTGTCGGAGAAAGAATGGGAGACTGTTGCAGAGAATCAAAATGTAGAATTAGACCAATCCCTTTTTGATAATGAAATAGAGTCTCAAAATATTACGAATACTGAAGAAACTAGTACTGAAGAAACGAATAGTGAAGAAACTAGTAGTATTGCACAAGAGCAAGAAGAGTTATTGGGCGTTGTAATAGAAAAGCAGACGATTCCTGCTGTTAATTCACTCTGGTATAATGAAATGGAGAAAGTAGTTAAAATGCCAAAACCACTTTCATTTGAGGTACGAGTAGATCTGAATGAAGCGATAGTTGGTAAGCCATATGCTAGCTTAACAAAAACTAAAATCATCATTAACGAAGCACCGAGTGCTTTTAGAGTAAAGAAAGAGTGGCTTTCTTCAAAAGAAATTACGGTTGATGCAGAATCAAAAGAAGTAACCCAAATCTATTTAATAGGTGAAGATGGAAAAATACAAGCAACTGAAGTGGATGTTGCATTTGAAGATAAGGGAGATGCCATTCTAACAAGTGGTTTATCAAATGACCAAATTGTTTTTTACGATAATGCGAAAAGTGCACAATCAGAAGCATTCTTTCCAATGCCTTTTGAATTGCCAAGTAAAGCCACTATACAAGAACTTGATTGGAAGCAATATGCCAAATATATAATCTTTTAA
- a CDS encoding YqzM family protein: MSSHDENVVTHNPFEGKNGASMRNQAIDAGVGFGVSFAFFAIMFIIAIIVDVAA, translated from the coding sequence ATGTCATCACATGATGAAAACGTTGTAACACACAATCCTTTTGAAGGAAAAAATGGCGCATCTATGCGTAACCAAGCTATTGATGCTGGAGTAGGATTTGGCGTTTCATTCGCATTTTTTGCAATTATGTTTATTATCGCAATCATTGTTGATGTAGCAGCTTAA
- the gpr gene encoding GPR endopeptidase, with the protein MTEVNWSRTDLIDESAEVVEHQTKQQKNRLEQTNGVSINEFTEGRVKVTKVIVDEDGQEKIGKKEGTYITLSVPTLTIDDSNGFEQLEKAFTKYLDDIHKDIEITKDSKVLVIGLGNKTITPDAVGPFAIDSMQNEQSENPSDHFIMYAPGVTGQTGFETSDFIRALTEKIKPSLVLVIDALATRGSSRLCKTIQITNTGIHPGSGVGNQRTEVSKEVMGVPVTAIGVPTVVDATVIIADAIDNVFRSIAAKIEEKGKPSGKLSVSSWTPDSNQRVDLNLIKPIFGEWSTWSTEDRLQLFEEVFASHPERLIVTPKEVDVWITKYSILVSKCLYKWMEHKVK; encoded by the coding sequence ATGACAGAAGTGAATTGGAGCAGAACCGATTTAATTGATGAATCAGCCGAAGTCGTTGAACATCAGACCAAGCAGCAAAAGAATAGACTAGAGCAAACAAATGGTGTTTCCATTAATGAATTTACCGAAGGACGAGTTAAAGTTACAAAAGTAATAGTGGATGAAGATGGGCAAGAAAAAATCGGAAAAAAGGAAGGGACATATATTACACTTTCTGTTCCAACCTTAACAATAGACGATTCAAATGGATTTGAGCAGTTGGAAAAGGCTTTTACAAAATATCTTGATGATATTCATAAAGATATAGAGATTACAAAAGATAGTAAGGTTCTGGTGATTGGCTTAGGAAATAAAACGATTACACCAGATGCGGTAGGTCCATTTGCTATTGACTCAATGCAAAACGAGCAATCCGAAAATCCAAGTGATCATTTTATTATGTATGCACCAGGTGTGACAGGGCAAACAGGCTTTGAAACAAGCGATTTTATACGAGCCTTAACTGAGAAAATCAAGCCTTCGTTAGTATTAGTCATTGATGCCTTAGCAACAAGAGGAAGCTCTCGATTATGTAAAACAATACAAATTACAAATACAGGAATTCATCCAGGCTCTGGGGTAGGAAATCAACGTACGGAAGTGTCTAAGGAAGTAATGGGTGTTCCTGTAACAGCGATAGGAGTGCCAACCGTTGTGGATGCTACGGTTATTATTGCTGATGCAATCGATAATGTGTTCCGTTCTATCGCTGCAAAAATTGAAGAAAAAGGGAAGCCTTCTGGCAAACTTTCTGTTTCTTCCTGGACACCTGATTCCAATCAGAGAGTTGATTTAAATTTAATCAAACCGATTTTCGGTGAATGGTCGACATGGTCTACCGAAGATCGCCTTCAATTATTTGAAGAAGTTTTTGCATCCCATCCTGAAAGATTGATTGTAACGCCGAAAGAGGTGGATGTTTGGATTACGAAATATTCAATCTTAGTCAGCAAATGTCTATATAAGTGGATGGAACATAAAGTGAAATAG
- the holA gene encoding DNA polymerase III subunit delta codes for MFTKAWKEIKNGQIAPVYCIYGDESYFVDETIKRIKEAINTTEEAEVITFDMDESPVDLVIDEADTFPFFSERKLVIAKNASFLKASEKGKEKIEHDLKRLENWLAHPSDFSVTIFIAPYEKLDERKKITKAMKEKSLLLHAETPKENDLATWIRSEVKSFDKSIADDAVDKLVEMVGANMLQLRIEIEKMALYLGEEGQITVHLVEELVAKTLEHDAFKMLNAYLSRNVSEALQIYHDLLRQKEEPIMLVGLLASNIRTMNNVYYLQKKGYHPNQISKQLKIHPYRVKLMLENRQRPNEERLLKALKNLSEIDLKLKSISGNRERYLEMFLLKAL; via the coding sequence ATGTTTACAAAAGCATGGAAAGAGATTAAAAACGGGCAAATTGCTCCTGTATATTGTATTTATGGCGATGAATCTTATTTTGTAGATGAAACAATCAAACGTATCAAAGAAGCAATAAATACAACTGAAGAGGCTGAAGTCATCACTTTTGATATGGATGAATCACCTGTTGATTTAGTGATTGATGAAGCAGATACATTTCCGTTCTTTTCAGAAAGAAAATTAGTCATTGCAAAAAATGCTTCGTTTTTAAAAGCGAGTGAAAAAGGGAAAGAGAAAATAGAGCACGATTTAAAACGTCTTGAAAATTGGCTTGCCCATCCATCTGACTTTAGTGTCACAATTTTTATAGCGCCTTATGAGAAATTAGATGAGCGAAAAAAAATAACGAAGGCAATGAAAGAAAAAAGTCTCTTACTTCATGCTGAAACACCAAAAGAAAACGATTTAGCAACCTGGATAAGAAGTGAAGTAAAAAGTTTTGATAAAAGTATAGCTGATGATGCTGTAGATAAGTTAGTGGAAATGGTTGGAGCAAATATGCTGCAGCTTAGAATTGAGATTGAAAAAATGGCATTATATTTAGGCGAAGAAGGTCAAATTACCGTGCACTTAGTTGAAGAATTAGTAGCCAAAACATTGGAGCATGACGCTTTTAAAATGTTGAATGCTTATTTATCAAGAAATGTATCCGAAGCACTTCAAATATATCATGATTTGCTTAGACAAAAGGAAGAGCCTATCATGTTAGTTGGCCTTTTGGCTTCAAATATACGTACGATGAATAATGTCTATTATTTGCAAAAAAAAGGTTATCATCCAAATCAGATATCTAAGCAGCTTAAGATCCACCCTTATCGAGTAAAGCTCATGCTGGAAAATAGACAGCGTCCAAATGAGGAACGATTACTAAAAGCACTAAAAAATCTATCTGAGATTGATTTGAAACTTAAATCAATTAGCGGGAATAGAGAGAGGTATTTAGAAATGTTTTTGTTAAAAGCTTTATAA
- the rpsT gene encoding 30S ribosomal protein S20, producing the protein MPNIKSAIKRVKVAEKANLANSQAKSAMRTTVKKAEQALANNAENASELVVAASKALDSAASKGLIHKNAAARKKSRLAKKAN; encoded by the coding sequence ATGCCAAACATTAAATCTGCAATTAAACGTGTTAAAGTTGCTGAAAAAGCTAACCTTGCGAACTCTCAAGCAAAATCAGCTATGCGTACTACAGTTAAAAAAGCGGAACAAGCACTTGCTAACAATGCTGAAAACGCTAGCGAATTAGTAGTAGCTGCAAGCAAAGCACTTGATTCTGCAGCTTCAAAAGGTCTTATCCATAAAAATGCTGCAGCTCGTAAAAAATCACGTTTAGCTAAAAAAGCTAACTAA